Below is a genomic region from Triticum dicoccoides isolate Atlit2015 ecotype Zavitan chromosome 5A, WEW_v2.0, whole genome shotgun sequence.
GGGTGGAGCGGCGGGAGGTGAGCCGAAATCCTCCCACCGATTTTTCGGCGACGCGGGCGAGCTCGCGCCATTTTCCCTGCTCGCACGAGGGGAGAAGCGCGtcgccctcccctgcctcgccgtggccaGGCTCGCGAGCTACTGCCGATTCATGCGTTGCCCCTGGGCCTGGCCTGGACGTGCTTTAAACTTCGGGCCATGCGGGCCGCACAGTAAATACAGGAAACTAAACGGGCCAAATTCTTCCTGCCCGGGCCAGGCTGGGCctcatgcgggcaaccaaacacgtccCTGGTGTCACGAGCCACACGTGTTGTACGAACTCGTCCATCGCACCCGGCTCCCGGCTGCACAACGTGGCCGATCCATGCATCTTGATTGGCGGATACCCTGTCCTCATCACACGTCCAAGTCGTCCCAGCGTACCACACATCATTGAGCATGATCATAGTTCGCGGATTTCAACTGATGAACTGTACACATCAACGAGCCATCATATGGACTACTGTAGTATCGGTATCAGTAGGTGGGTGGCGGATGACTGACTGGCTGGCTGGCTGGTCCCACGCGCAGATCGACATGCGCGGCTTGTACGTGCATGCCCGCACTCGTAGCTACTACAGTAGGAGGGAGTAGCTCGCTGTAGGTGCATGCACGCACGCAAGCCAAGAGCAACGCCGACGCGCAGATTGCATGCAGCGGCGCGGCGGGGCCGGCCGCGCCGGTGGCTCGACCGATCGGCTCGTCTGATGATCCGCTTCGCGCCACGCTGTGCCGCATGCGTCGGCAGGCAGACAGAGAGAAATCCCGGGTGTCCGTGCGCGCGCGCGGCCGGCCCCGTTCCCGATTTCCCTAGCCTGGCTTCACCCACGCATGCACGAATTTGTTTATTCGCCACAGACACATTACGTAGATGCTCGCTTTGTTTGGTTTCTTTCGCCGTGGTTCGCTTGTTCTGAACGTATCACCCGATGCCGGCGGCATAAAATAAGCCAGTTCGCGGATCCGGTGCTTGGCCTCGACCACGACAGTTCCCGATCCCATCGGATCTTACCACCCCATCATCCCTGCCACATCTTACCACGACAGTTCACGACCGGTTGGATTGGCTGCATCTGGATCGGTACATTAGTAGTACAAAAACGCGCCGCCGGGTGAACCGGATTTGATGGCCAACGAGTGAAGGATCCATCATCAACTAGGCACTGGTCAGGGGAGAAACGCAGGGCTCACTCGACGCAACGCCAGCCAGCGTGTTTGCTTCCGTTCCACAGAAAGGTGCAAGCTAGCTTCCTTCCCTCCCCGACGTGGGCTGGCATCAAGGGAGGAATCTACGTCTCCTCCatccaaaggaagaaaagaaagaaaatccaAGCCAAGAGGAGAGAAGTATTCTTGAGAGCGGTGGATAGTGGATGGCCAAGAACCGGGGAAAGGGTGAAACGACCAATCCATATGCGGTGGGTGACGGCCGGACCCGGACGGTAGATGAAAAATATGAACGACTATCCAATTCTGGGGTGGCGACGGAACGATACAAAAGGCGGTGTGCTAGGTTGGCTCCGGTCGGATCACGCTACGTTTCCACAAGAAAAACAAGGCCCATTCACCTCACTCACCTGCCCTCCCAACCTTTTTTTTTTGCCTACCCAGCCCTCCCACCTCCATCGCTGGGCTGCCACCCCACCAGAAGAGGCAGATAATAACACTCCACTCATTCTCGTATCTTCTCCATCAAAGGGGAAATACCTTCTTTATTAGCCAGCGCAGTGAGCGATGGATTTCATTTGAtgctcctctcctcctccttcatCCCCTTCCTTGCTCTCTACTCACCGAACGAGCGAGCTGGCCATCACACGGCTACGGCTTAGCCTTTCCCTCCGGCTTTACCTAAAGAATTGGAGAGGTTGATGCCATTGTTCGATTCTCTCGCCTTCCTTTCTCCTTCTCCCACAGCCTTTTTCTGCCCGTCTTTTCCTTCCTTGCCCACATTCCTCGCCTCGCCTCGTGGCGGCGTGGCCTATCTCCTCTGCTCCGCTTATTACTAGTACTAGCCTGTACCGTCGGCGGCAAAGGATCACTTGGTTAGTTGCTCTTCTTCTCCGTGATCCGTAgccgccatctctctctctcctctctctctctctctctctctctccgtcctccatTGCTCTTGCCTGCCGGCTGCGTcctcttcctgtcgccgacatccaAGAAAGATTCCGCTCTTCTGCGAGTAAGCTTCTGCGGACAAGGCGGCCGCCGCCGGCCGGCCGGAGGAAGCGGGGCCATCATCGCTCCACTCATGGACGGCTGACCCCTGCAACGCCGTAACAGCAGCTCGAGGTGAGGGATCCCCtgccctgctgctgctgctagaTTCCTCCCTCCGCCTGGagcgattgcattgagaaatgggaATAATCACGTGGGGGTGACGCGGGGCATGTGCTTGGCAGGTTTCTCGCCGACGCGCGCGGCCGGCCATGGAAAGAGCCTGGAGATCAGGGGCGCTGTCGGAGACGGCGTCTTGCGCCGACACGCCAAGGTCAGGCTCCGGCCACTCCTCCTGCAATCTCCAGCATCGACACTCACAGAGGTCAGTACCTCCTTGTCAATTACAGACAGAGTTTCCTCCAATACTTCAATTGCTATTTTCATCATTCAGTAAAGGAACAAAATGAATATGGCTTGGTCATTTCCAGTAAGAATTATATACATGGACCCATATGGGAGCAGAGAAATTCTCCTGATTATCTGTGGAGAAAAAACATAATAAAATTGTGAAGAAACACTGCAAACTGGCACCCAACTTAAAATTCTAGGCTCCAATCCGTAACCAAGTACGGCGTCCAGTTCAGTTCATCATCCATATTTGCACACAGAACACTTAACAATTTTGCACTGTTTAGTTGAGCAACTTATTATTCTGTGTACTGTGTACTGTACGCGCCAACCATCCTCGTCACATCTCATTCATCTCCTTTACGCCGCCCGTACGGCGCCCCTGTGCAAGGATGCTCAGCCTTCATTTTCTGCACAAAGCGGTTGACTCACACACTGTGCAACCAAATTAATGGGCAGACCCACCTTCACCTTCACTAACAAATACTCCTACAGAGTTAATTTATCGTGCAATGTTTTTTAATTATTAGTGGATTTTGGCGTGGAATCTGATCAGATGGTAATCATTCCTCGTGTGCCGTTTTAGTATGCTGAGGACACGTGAGGCTGCAGTGGACATGTCGCCGCGGTTCTCCTACTGCAAGCCTGTGAGTAAACTGGATTTATCTTGCAAACTTTTTGACATTTTAAAGTATGTTTCTTCCACCATTTGGCACAAAGGCCTAAGTTACTCTTCGGCGATTATACGCACAATTTAACCGGTGGGCTGTGGTTCTATCACATATTGCAGACCATCAATCCGGACAGCAAAATGCTCCACAGAAGGCACTCGCTGAACTTGCCAGAGCAGTCGTTGCCTGGCCGTCACTCCAGGAAAACAACGGAAAGGACTCAGAAGGCAACTTCAAAGGTTTGGTTTTCTGCAAATCCTGGCAAATTGTTTCAAATACACCGAATCGCAAGTTTTTTGTATTTTGTTGAAGCTGAAAAAAATATGCAGACATGTGTGTCTTATATCTATGCTATGTTATTAGTATTTTTCTCGAGTAGTTTCTTTTCCATGAGTAGTCTAACTAAGGTAACACACGCGAGTTTAAAAAAGACGGTGGCACACCACTAATCCATGAAATGTAATAGTACAAACACAAACAATTTGATTGCACGCGCAACTGAAAAGTGAGGAATATATGCATGTTCATCCGTACCTTTCGGTTTCTTCTCTTTCTAGAACGCTCATCTGCGCCTTGAATTATGCCTGTGTTCTTAGCCGTGACCTTGCAGTTCTGCAGTCCATCGCAGATTTAGCTGGGGAGATTGCGGCCCTCGAGCAGGAAGTCATCCGCAAGGAGCTGCATCTTCTGACCCTCTACAGAAGGGCATTTGATCAGCATCTACCCGATTCCTGCAGTTTTTTGAGTGAGGTACATAACTCAGGGTGCTAGACAGATGACTAGTACTTTTCAGTCATGACAACAGGATGAAGTCCAATATGCTAAGATTAATGCCATGAAACAGCAGGTGGATCAAGAAGCAATTAAAAGTATTGATGAGGGTGCGCTCCGTCTAAGAGATATCAAGCAATCTGCAGCCTTCAACTTGCCAACTGTCTCAGATTCTATGAGTGTATGAACTAGAGATCTCCCTTGATTGATTATTTTCAGCATTAATTACCCACCCAAGCAACATAATGTTCCTAACTGGAAATATGCCTGACTCAACTTTGGCATCTCACAGGAGGTATCGTCAAGACCGGCTTCGAAGCATTCCAGCCTAGTGAACTTCTTGAATGCTTCTATCTCAGATTACGTACCTAAGATCTCTTGCAAACTATCGGAGGACATCCTCGGCTGCATTGCTTCGGTCTACTGCAAACTTGCAAGCACGCCATCTCAAGATGCTGAGTCCGTGACTTCACCAAGTCATTCTGTTTCATCTTCAAGTACCTTCTCTCCGAGGCGTCGTAATGATAGCTGGAGCCCTCGGTGTACCTTCGATGCCACCACGAGCCCTCGCCAATATCCATCCAGAAAAGAGAATAGTGAGCAAAACATAGGCATGATCATTGTTCCAAGGATACATATAGACGCTGACAAGTTTGAATATGCGTCAAAAATGCTGGAGACTATCAGGTAAGCAACAGAAAAAACAAGAGGAACATTGATTGTTCTATACTGGAATTTAAGTTAAGATGCAAGGCTTCAGTCACTAACCTATAAAATATTTCTACTGCATCCAGGTCCCTGATACAGCGGCTCGAAAAAGTTGATCCAACAAAGATGACACATGAGGAGCAGCTCTGCTTTTGGATCAACATCCACAATGCTTTAGTCATGCATGTATTGCTCTACACTCAAAGGACATATTAGTTACCTTTTGTTGTGTGGCTGGTTAACCTCAGAAATCAGATCTCATTTCTAACCTATATACTGCCTTGTGATATACAGGCTTTTCTGGCCTATGGGATACATGATAAACGCCTGAAGAGCACTGACATGATTCTGAAGGTACATTTTTATAGCCTAGTCTTATCTCTACTCATAATCTGAAAGTGCCTGAGCATCTGAACCAAATGAAATATCAGGCTGCATACAATGTGGGTGGTGAATCAGTAAATGCGCAAACTATTCAGAACTCGATCCTCGGATGCCAATCCCATCGTCCATCATTGGTATGACCTGCTTCTACAATACGCAAAACATGAAATTCatagaacaaacacactaaaatccTTACCTTCACAGTGGGTTCGCACGCTGTTCACGCCAGCAAAAAGATCCCTGGCAGGGTCGACGGCGAGGCACCCCTACGCCCTTCACCATTCCGAGCCGGTCGCGCATTTCGCGCTCTCCACAGGAACATTTTCAGACCCGCCCGTAAGCTCCTCAGCATCTTAAACCCTTCCTGCCATTGTCAACCTTGCCCTGTGTAAAATCTCACCATGAAATTCACCGTGTGGCAGGTGCGGCTGTACACGGCCAAGAAGATCCACCACCAGCTGGAGCGAGCCCGGACCGAGTTCATCCAGGCCAACGTCGCCGTGAAGAAGCAGGCCCTCCTGCTGCCCAAGGTGCTCCACTACTATGCCAAGGACGCTGCGCTCGAGCTGCGCCACCTCGTGGAGCTGGTGTGCGAGAGCACGTC
It encodes:
- the LOC119302083 gene encoding uncharacterized protein LOC119302083 isoform X2, which codes for MERAWRSGALSETASCADTPRSGSGHSSCNLQHRHSQSMLRTREAAVDMSPRFSYCKPTINPDSKMLHRRHSLNLPEQSLPGRHSRKTTERTQKATSKSIADLAGEIAALEQEVIRKELHLLTLYRRAFDQHLPDSCSFLSEVDQEAIKSIDEGALRLRDIKQSAAFNLPTVSDSMSEVSSRPASKHSSLVNFLNASISDYVPKISCKLSEDILGCIASVYCKLASTPSQDAESVTSPSHSVSSSSTFSPRRRNDSWSPRCTFDATTSPRQYPSRKENSEQNIGMIIVPRIHIDADKFEYASKMLETIRSLIQRLEKVDPTKMTHEEQLCFWINIHNALVMHAFLAYGIHDKRLKSTDMILKAAYNVGGESVNAQTIQNSILGCQSHRPSLWVRTLFTPAKRSLAGSTARHPYALHHSEPVAHFALSTGTFSDPPVRLYTAKKIHHQLERARTEFIQANVAVKKQALLLPKVLHYYAKDAALELRHLVELVCESTSETQRKEMAQLQHRLRKRIDKCVEWLPYKSNFRYVVHRDLAE
- the LOC119302083 gene encoding uncharacterized protein LOC119302083 isoform X1 — protein: MERAWRSGALSETASCADTPRSGSGHSSCNLQHRHSQSMLRTREAAVDMSPRFSYCKPTINPDSKMLHRRHSLNLPEQSLPGRHSRKTTERTQKATSKSIADLAGEIAALEQEVIRKELHLLTLYRRAFDQHLPDSCSFLSEQVDQEAIKSIDEGALRLRDIKQSAAFNLPTVSDSMSEVSSRPASKHSSLVNFLNASISDYVPKISCKLSEDILGCIASVYCKLASTPSQDAESVTSPSHSVSSSSTFSPRRRNDSWSPRCTFDATTSPRQYPSRKENSEQNIGMIIVPRIHIDADKFEYASKMLETIRSLIQRLEKVDPTKMTHEEQLCFWINIHNALVMHAFLAYGIHDKRLKSTDMILKAAYNVGGESVNAQTIQNSILGCQSHRPSLWVRTLFTPAKRSLAGSTARHPYALHHSEPVAHFALSTGTFSDPPVRLYTAKKIHHQLERARTEFIQANVAVKKQALLLPKVLHYYAKDAALELRHLVELVCESTSETQRKEMAQLQHRLRKRIDKCVEWLPYKSNFRYVVHRDLAE